Below is a window of Flavobacterium sp. CFS9 DNA.
CCAAAATCAGAAAAACAAAAAGCGCCATCGTCAGATACACACACAACATCAATTTCCCAAGCGGAATAAGTGTCTGCAGACCAAACTTTCCAATAGTGTAAGCCATACCTCCAAAAGCACCGACAGGAGCGAGATACATCACATATTTTAATCCTAAAAAAACCACATTAGAAAAACGTTCCAAAACCAGAATCGTCTGTTCTCTTTTTTTATAAAAATTCAACGCGATACCACAAACAATAGCAGCTAATAAAACTTGCAATGTAAAATTGGACAAGAAAAACTGCAGCCATGAAAAATGTTCAGCCGCATTCGTTGTATATTGACTGGCATCTCCCAAAGTCAAACTGGATTTATCAATTTTACCGGGTTTAAAAAAATAAGCCACAGCAACACCAATAGCCAATGCTACAGTTGAAACCACTTCAAAATAACCTAGTGCTTTAATTCCAATACGACCCACTTTTTTCAGATTTCCCATTCCGGAAATCCCCAAAACAATGGTTAGAAATATAATCGGGCCTATAAAAAGTTTAATCAGCGCAATAAACTTAGCTCCCAGTATTTCCATTTTCACACCATTTTCAGGCGAAAAATGACCGAGCAAAATTCCGGCAATAATGGCAATTAGCACCCAAAAAGTAAGGTTCGTAACGATAAGCCTGAAAGTGCTTTTTGGAGGTTGATTCGAAGAATTTGGAGTAGTAATATTCATGAAGGCAGATTAGAGAGTTTCACAAATATATAAAAAATGCAGACCTATAAGCCGGATTCTGTCCCCGATAAATCAGGGCCTTATCATTTATCTAGATTCCGCATTACTGCGGAACTCAAGCTACCTACCCTTCAACAACGGACGAGAAGCCCTTAAATGCTGATATACTTGGTATTTCACCGCATAGAGTTTACCTGGTTTCACTACAGCATTACCTGTACATACTTTCTGTTGCACTTGTCCTTGCCCCGATTAATCGGGACCGACGGGTATTACCCGCTATGCTTCTCTGTGGTGTCCGGACTTTCCTCCCTTCCGATCAATCGGAACGACGATAAGGCGGTCTGCGGGGCAAAAGTAACACTTTATCTACTAAGAATAATGATTTTAAATTTTAGATTTTCACTCCATATTCGTAACAATTTAATTTTAAATTGGTTATCTTTAAAACCCATAATTTTAAAATTCAATTATCATGACTAGAATGTATCACTACGCAACTGTTTCAAAAGCTTTAGATCAATTGAATGAAAAAGGATTTACGTTTGATTTTAACTTAAACTCAGACATGATAAAAAAGAATCCTGAAAAATTTGAAATTGTTCATGTGTATCGATACGAAGGGAATTCAGACCCCGGCGATGAGGCAGTTGTATACGGAATTAAATCAATCTCAGGCAAAAAAGGGGTTTACGTGGCAGGTTTCTCTGCTGACTCCGATCAGGAAACGGTAAAGTTTTTATCGGATTTAAGTATTAAGGGAAGGTAATTTACAGGAGCTAATCCTACCGAAGGATTTCCGTGAGCAACTGGTCAAATGCGTTCTGGTTTCTTACGGAAATCCCTTCCGGACTACTATCTACAAATGATTAACTTATTCATGCTGCGACACATCATTGTACTGCCAAAGCACGTTTATAATCTTCCATTCTCCGTTGGTTTTTACAATGTGCATATAATCAATCCAGGCATCGGCCAGTAACTTTACTGATGCAGTTCGTGCTGAAACATCCAATAGCTTTACTTCCTTTCTGGGGTTTTTCGGGAATTTGTCTCCTTTCGCATTATAGGTTTCTGCAAGAAGCACCATATTCTCCGTAAAATATTCTGAGACATAATCTTTTTGAGCGGCTTTACTTTTAAAGACCGATCTCTTTACCAATCTGGGATGCAAAGCGCTTTCCATCAATTTCGGATTAGGATTGTGCTGCGCCTCGATATAAGCTAAAGCAACACGTTTGATATCAAGTGTATCCTGAGCGGTTTGCGCTTTACCATTTAATGAACAAAAGAGCGTCACAAGAAACGACAAAGCAAGATAACGTTCTGAAAAATTCATTTACTATTTGTTTTAAAGGAGTTATAAACTAACGATATTCTTTCGGATTAAAAATAGTATATTTTTCTAATCTAATAAACCGCAATTTATAAAACTTACAGTCACTCAAACACTTAAAAATCTTTGAATTTTTAAATTTTTAATTCACTAAATTATACCCTATATTTGCTAACGAATAAAATAGAATATGGAACAATTTGTAGTATCGGCACGTAAATATCGTCCACAAACCTTTAAGGATGTTGTGGGACAGAAAGCCATTACCAACACTTTGTTGAATGCTATTGACAGCAATCACCTTGCTTCTGCTCTTTTATTCACCGGACCGCGTGGTGTTGGAAAAACAACTTGTGCACGTATCCTGGCCCGTAAAATAAATCAGCCCGGATATGACGATCCCAATGAAGATTTTGCTTTTAACGTTTTTGAGTTAGATGCCGCTTCCAACAACTCTGTGGATGACATTCGTAATCTGATTGATCAGGTTCGAATCCCACCACAAACCGGACAATATAAGGTGTATATCATTGACGAGGTACACATGTTGTCTTCAGCAGCTTTTAATGCTTTCCTTAAAACATTAGAAGAACCGCCAAAACACGCTATTTTCATTCTGGCAACCACAGAAAAGCATAAAATTATACCAACGATTTTATCCCGTTGTCAAATTTTTGATTTCAAAAGAATTACAGTAAAAGATGCTAAAGAACATTTAGCGGATGTTGCTGCAAGTCAGGGGATCAATTTTGAAGACGATGCCTTGCACATTATTGCTCAAAAAGCTGATGGTGCAATGCGTGATGCTTTATCTATTTTTGACCGTGTGGTTTCGTATTGCGGAACTAATTTGACGCGTCAGGCGGTAACCGAAAACCTAAACGTTCTAGATTACGAAACGTATATTAGCATTACCGATTTACTTTTAGAAAATAAAATTCCGGATCTATTACTGGCGTACAACGATATCCTTGCAAAAGGTTTCGACGGACACCATTTTATCGCCGGACTGGCTTCGCATTTCAGAGATTTACTGGTAAGTAAAACTCCTTCGACAATCGCTTTACTTGAAGTAGGCGAACAGGCACAACAAATGTATGGTGTTCAGGCGCAAAAATGCTCTCAGGATTTTTTGTTGAAAGGTATTGATATTGCCAACGACTGTGATTTAAAATATAAACTAAGTCAAAACCAACGTCTTTTGGTTGAACTTTGTTTGATGCAATTGGCCTCTATCAATTTTGATGGAGAAAAAAAAAAGTTGAGCAATTCATAATTCCCCCTACTTATTATAAAAATGGAGGATATTCTATAGTAGAAGTTAAAACTCCAAAAACAGAAACTGTTCAAACATCTGAAACGGTAACTTCTCAAAATGCAGAAACAACTTCAGCACCAAAAACAGAAGTTCCTGTAACTCCTCAGCCTGAAACCAGTACGGAGCCTAAAATTTCTGCCTTTTCCTTATCCAGTATTCGCAAGAAAAAAGAACTGGAAGCCAACAGTAAAACTGTTGTAAAGCCGACTACTGAACTGCCTACGGAAGAATTTACCGAAACTGAAATGCTACTGCAATGGAATAAATATGCACAGCGTCTGGGCGATAAAGGTCATAAGATCATGCAGTCTTTATTGTTGATCAATGATCCTAAATTAAACGGAACTGTAATTACTTTTGAACTTCCGAACGAAGGCGCTAAGCTGGATTTTGAAGGTCAGATATATGGACTTTTAGGTCATCTAAAAGGTCATTTGCACAATCATGACATTACCATTGAGGTTCAGGTTAACGAAACTATCGAAATTAAACGCAGTCTTAACGATCAGGACCGATACAATCGCTTTGTGGAAATCAATCCAAACATCGAACTTTTACGTTCAACATTTGGACTAGATTTGCCTTCTTAACTTCTTATTTAGTATACAATCCCCAGTTGTATACTTTTTGAAGCCATTTTTTTCTTTGCACTTCATCAGCAGTTTTTATAATTCCGATGTAACTCACTTTCACCGGCTTGATACCACAGAATTCGAGCGTAGCTTTTTTAAGCTGATTGACACTGGGTCTTCCGTAAAACAATCTGTAATACCAGCCAGGCTGGTCTAAAGTGGTGATAATATGAGCGGTTTTTCCTTTTAACAATTTGTCCCACCAAACTGAATTTTCACGATATTGAAAAGCCATACCTGGTAAAAATAGCCGATCTATAAATCCTTTAGTAATTGCCGGCAAACCGCCCCACCAAACTGGATGAATCCATACTAAATGGTCTGCTTTTTTAATCTTCTCCCAAGACGCCAGAAGATCAGGTTCTAACTCGGTTCGTTTTTGATAACCAAATTGTAAACTCGGATTGAAATTTAGCTCTGCAATTGTAATTGTATCTACCGTGGCTTTCGATGCGATTGTTCCTTTGAGATAAGATTCTGCAATCGCAAAATTAAAACTGGATGAGTTTGGATGGCCGTTGATGATAAGAATATTTTTCATTTTCAATTAGCTTATTTTGACATTAATGGTGTTGTACCCCGTTAATTCTTCATAAATTTCTTCAGAAGAATGTATCTGATGGCTAAAGTAGATTCCGTCAGCTACTTTTTCACTCAATAGTTTTTCGATATGTAAAACTGCCGAAAAAGCCGTCAATTCTGCCTGACCTTTTGTACTCTGCAAACTGATGCGTTTTGTTTTATACTGCGTTTTAATCACGACTTCAAAAACAGCCTGATCTCCTTTCCCACTGGAGCCAAACAACAGCTGCCTTTCTTTTAAAGACATAATATTAAAAACCTTAAGCGATTGAAGATACCCCATTAAACGGGTAACTACTTTTGAATTATAAGTCATTTTTACCGAAACAGTTGGTATTTTTTCGATCTGATTTAAAATAAATAAATCCGGAACATCCAAGTTATACACTTGCCGTTTTCCTATTCCAAATGAAAAATTAAAGTTTTGTGAGTCTGAAAAATGTTTGACATTTTTAGAGCTGTCATTCTCATAAATTACGAAGGGCTTACAAACGTTTTCAGCCAAAAAATGAGCAGAACTTTTTCCTGCCAAATCCCTGATAGAGTAATAAATATAAAGATTTGTTTCCTGAATTTTAGCACTATCCGGTTCTATATGATTCACCAGACTGCTTACAATCCCCCCCATCCAGCCTGACGCAAAAACAATTCGACTGTTTATCTTAAGTTTATTTGCTTTGGCAAAATTATATGCAGCAGTTAAATCCGGAGTTGGTTTTGTGATATCAAGATAGTCCAAACCGTTTTGAATGGCAAATTGCAAGATTTCATTATCACGATCTTTGGTACACATCACAATCATATCGATGTTATGTTCCAATATCGCATTAAAAGTTTCTGGATTGTTTACATCTACAACTAAAGTGCTTCCATTTTTTCCGGCATGACGACTGCCGACAAAGACTTTATAGTCGGAATTTCTTCCTTTGAGTATGCGCAAAATAACTTTACCTACTATTCCTGTTCCACCGATTATTAAAATATTTTTCCTCATTATTCTATTTGTTTGAAACAAAAATAATATGGAAACCTCTCTCAGGAACCGGACAAATGTCCTATAAAATTGCTTTACGGATTCGGCTTAAATGTCTTGGAGTAACCCCCAGATAAGAAGCGAGATATTGAAGCGGAATCAGCTGAATGTAATTTTTGTGATTTTGATAAAGTTCTTCATACCGCTGAGTTCCTGAAAGTTTCTGAAAAGAAATCATTCTTTTTTGCAGTGTCACATACTCCATTTCTGCAATTTTACGACCAACTTCCTGCCAATAAATACTGGATTGATACAGTTTTTCTATTCCATCTTTACTGATAACTTCAATTTCAGTATCGGTAAGTGCCTGAATATTTTCTTCGGCGACTTTTTGCGTGATAAAACTTGAAAACGATCCCATAAAATCGTTCTCAAAAGCAAAACAATTGGTGATCTCATTGCCCTGATGGTTGAAAAAGAAGGATCTTAAAATTCCTTTTTTAATCAGTACAATTTCGTTACAAACCTGATCCTCTCTCAATAAAAGATCCCCTTTTTTAAGTTTTCGGACTGTAACTAACTCATCCAGCTGATCTAATATTTCCTGCGGCAAATTCTTAATGGATTGAAAAACGGTTTTCATTACAGACTTAAAATAAATTAATTTTTAGGAGCAAAAATCTTTTCTATTCTCTTGTCCGGAATGAGCCATAGTAAAGCAACAATGAAATAAGCCGCACCCGAAGCCCATTCGTTGAAAAACGAAAATACTATTCCTAAAATATACAACAATGAAGAAGCATGTCCTTTTAAATCACGTCCGATCGCTTTTGCCAATGTCGAATTTACACCTTCGCTTACAATTATGATTCGCTGTAAAATAAAGTATGCAATAGAGCACAGTAGTAATACGGCTCCGTACAAAGTCATAGAAGCTTTTGCAAAGTTATGTTCGCCCATCCATCCGGTTGCAACAGGAATTAGGGAAAGCCAAAAAAGTAAATGCAAGTTGGCCCAAAGAATTTTTCCATTTACCTTACCCAGGCTATGAATTAAATAATGGTGATTGTTCCAGTAAATACCCACATAAATAAAACTCAGCACATAACTCAAAAACTTAGGAATCAAAGGTTTTAAATCGGCAAATTCAGAACCTGCAGGTACTTTAATTTCCAAAATCATGATGGTAATGATAATAGCCAAAACACCATCACTAAAAGCTTCAAGTCTGGTTTTATTCATTTATTTTATTTGTTGGTTAGCATTTATTTTTGCCGCAGATTAAAAGATCTTCTCCGATTTATTATTCCAATTATAAAAAAGATTTTTTTCTAATTCATAAAATTCGTGGCAGAAAAATATTTTAAAAATTAAATTTTACCGTAATACATCGCTTTTACAATTCCGTCAGAAAGTCCGATTTTAGGAACGTAAATCTGACGTGCACCACTCCATTTCATGGCATTCAGATAAATTCTGGTAGCGTGAATAATTACGTCAGCACGATCGGAGTTCAAACCTAATTCGGCAATTCTTTGCTCATAACTTAAGGAGTTCAGAAAAGCATATTGTGAATTGATATAAATATACGAAAGTGGTTTTTCCTGCTGTTTCCCGGACATTTTAAACAATTTATTAATGTTTCCACCTGAACCAATCAGCGTTACCTCTTCATAATCCGCCGTGTTCGTTTTGATCCATTTTTCAATTTCATCCCAAACCACATCATGCACCATATTGTTTAACAAACGAACGGTTCCGGCTTTGAAAGATCTTGAATTGATCATTTTTCCGTCTGAGAACAAAGTAAACTCGGTACTTCCACCACCCACATCTACAAAAAGATACGTTTCGTCTGTTTTTAGGAGATGATGTAAATCGGTCGAAGCAATAATTGCGGCTTCTTTTTTACCGTCAATAACTTCTATTTTTATATCGGCTTTTTTCTTGATTAGTGCTACAACTTCCTTAGCATTATAGGCCTCTCGCATTGCAGAAGTTGCAAAAGCCATATAACGTTCTACTTTATGTACTTTCATCAAAAGGTTGAATGCTTTCATGGCATCCACCATTCGGTCTATATTTTCTGCTGAAATTTCTCCTACGGTAAAGGCATCTTGTCCCAAACGAATTGGCACACGAACAAGGGAACTTTTGTTAAATTGAGGTTCTTTTCCATCTTGTTCTACAACATTCGATATCAGAAGCCTCATGGCATTCGATCCAATATCTATCGCTGCAAATTTCCTTATATTAATCATGCTCACTTATGATTTTATTTTTTTTATTGTTTTTAATTAATCGCTTACGCTACACCACTTCTTCCTGAACTGTTATTTTATTCTGATAGTATTTGTACGTTTCTAACTGTGCTCTAAATGGGGCGTGATGATTTCTAGGCTTGTATTTATTATCCAATTTATAGGAATGATATCTCACTTTGACATTCCCTTTCCATGCTATATTGAAATTATCTATCAGTTCTTTCTTTATTTGAAGATCATAAATCGGGCAGGTGACTTCGACTCTTCCGTCAAGATTTCGGGTCATGAAATCGGCTGATGAAATGTATACTTCGGTCAACCCGGCATTTCCAAAAATATAAACTCTTGAATGTTCCAGATAATTGTCTACGATACTTATGGCTTCGATATTTTCACTCATTCCCGGAATTCCCGGAATCAGCGAACAAATTCCTCTTACCTGAAGTTGAATTTTAACTCCCGCATTACTGGCTTCATACAATTTATCGATCATTTTAAAATCAGATAAACTATTCATTTTCAACTTAATATGTGTTTTTCTACCTGCCAGCGCATGCAGAATTTCACGATCGATTAATTTGATGAATTTTGTTCGGGTATAATGTGGGGATACAATTAAATGTTTGTATCGGTGTACTCGGTAATTGATATCAAAGAACTCGAATATTTTAGAAATGTCTTTCAAAATTTGCTGATGACAGGTGAATAAGGTTACATCGGTGTAGATTTTAGCCGTCGATTCGTTAAAATTTCCGGTTGAAATAAATCCGTAGCGGCGTGTTTTTCCTTCTTCTACTCTTTCGATCACACAAATTTTGCTGTGTACTTTTAGGCCTTTTATTCCAAAAATCAAATCAATTCCTTCCGTTTGCATTTGCTCGGCATAGGAAATATTGGACGCCTCATCAAATCGTGCCTGAAGTTCAATCTGAACCGTTACTTTCTTACCATTTTTCGCAGCATTAATCAGGGAACTGATAATCTGTGAGTTTTTTGCCAAACGGTATAACGTAATTTTTATACTGGTTACTTTTGGATCTAAAGCAGCTTCACGCAAAAACTTTGTCAGATAAGAAAATGACTGGTACGGGGCATGCAGCAAATAATCTTTTTTATTAATCTTTTCTAAAATACTTCCCTCCAGACTCAAACCCGGAATTGGCAAAGGTTCATTTGGTTTATATAGTAAATCATAACGTCCCAAATTAGGAAAACTCATATAATCACGTCTGTTGTGATAACGTCCTCCCGGAATTATACTATCAGTTTCAACGATTTTCATTTTATCTAAAAAGAAACGCAATGTATCTTCCTCGATCAAATTATCATAAATAAAACGAACGGGCTCTCCTATTCTTCTGTCTTTTACAGATGATGCAATTTTTTCGAGCATACTTTTACTCAAATCGCTGTCGATATCCAACTGGGCATCACGCGTAATTTTGATCATATGTGCCGAGACACTTTTGTAATCAAAAATATTGAATATGTTTTTCAGATTGTAACGAATTACATCATCAATCAGTATCACATATTGTTTATCATCTTCTGATGGTAAAACTACAAACCTGTTTATTGTTTTAGGAATTTCGATAACAGCATAGCGAACTTCGTCGTTGGTATTCATTTCCAGGCGAACTGCCAAATATCCCAAGGTATCTTTAAGAACAGGGAATTCTGCCAGATCATTTAAGATGATGGTTACCAATTCAGGGCTTAACTTCTGAACAAAAAAGTCTTTCAGATAGCTCTCCTGATCTCTTGTAATTTGATCTTCATTGATAATAAAGATATTTTCGGCTTCCAATTCTGCTTCGATATTTCCCAAAATGCGCAAACTTTCAGATTGCTGCTGAATAACAATTTCGGTAATGTCTTTAATTAATTGGTGCGCTGAAACTCCTCCTAAATATTTTTCACCGGAAATTCCGGAAAGGCTTAATCTTCGAATTGCCGCATAACGAACTCTAAAAAATTCATCTAAATTGTTGGAAAAAATTCCAACAAAACGCAACCTGTCTAAAAGTGGAACTGAACTATCTCCGGCTTCCTGAAGTACTCTTGCATTAAACGCTAACCAACTCTTTTCTCTATCGATATATTTCTGTTCGTACACTTTATCTATTTTAAATCTTTGGGGAAAATTGTTTTATGAGTTTTACCTTTATGAATGCTGTCCCAGCTTTCGGCATCAAACTGTAGTGATACAAAGCCTGACGTAGGTACATTTTCGATAAAAACATCCCCAAATTTATTAACAAAATTTGTAATAGCCTCGTTATGTCCAAAAAGAATAACGCTTTCAAAACTATTATCACATGATTTGATAACTTTTTCGAGTTGTCTGTCATCAAAAGTATAAAGGTCGTCTTTAAAAATGATACTTTCCAGAGGATATGAAATATTCTGTGCAAAAATGAGCGCTGTTTCCAGGGCCCTTGCAGCAGTACTACTCCACATTATATAGGTTTTTGGAAGAAACTCTAAAATTGTAGACGATACGTCGTGTGCGTCTAAAATGCCTTTTTTCATTAAAGGTCTATCGAAATCTTTTAACGGAGCTTCCCAACTTGATTTTGCATGGCGTATTAAAATTAAGTTTTTCATAAGCAAAAGGTTTACAAACTTCTTTACTGAAGATGATTTTTTTATTGAACTTCTAATTTACAAAAGAAATTCTAAACCTTTTCATTTTTTTACTTCTGTTAACATTTAAGCAAAATTTTAACGGATAGCACCGCCGTCTAAAATCTCAAAAATCAAAAAAAGAAAAATCTCTCTTTTTAACAAAAAGTGCTCTTCATCTATTAAATCAAGCACTTAGTCGATAGTATTACTATTCTCAAAAAACAATCTAAATAATTGAATATTAAACATTTAAATCATTTTTAAAATTCGGTTTTTAATGGGAAATATAAATTTTAGACCCTTTTTTATTTGTCAAAAATGTCTAAAAAAAGTGTTTTTTAACGCTTCATTTAACAAAAAAAATACACTTCAACGAGTTTTTAGGTTAGTTACGGAGAAAAAAAAACAAAATTAATTACACCTTATAACTTTGGTTTTGTTAAAATATCACAAGTACTTCAAAAAACAAAATCCTAAAATATGAAAACTAAAACTACTCTACCAGAAGTGGGAAATTTCATTAAATGTGGTACCTATTTTTTCCCGTTTCACAAAAACGCTCATCAAGATGCCTTTTCCAAAATTAGTTTAAAATCATTTTTAATTTTAATTTTAGGATTAGCCATGTACTCTTCTGCAGTTGTTGCTCAGGAAATCCCTGTTAGATATGGAAATACTCTTCCTTATAGCAAGGCAACCTCAAAGTCGGCAAAAACAGCAGCTTCTACAGAAGCTGTTAGTGCACTGGCAGCTGTTGCCGGCTCTATTGATGTCGCCAATTCTTCTACTGGCTATAATGCTTATAGTGCGGATCAGCTGGTTCGTAACATACTAACCTCCGGCTGTTTGACCATCAGTAATGTTCGTTTCGGTTATTACAGAAATAACAACAACAACTGGACCTGGGTCGATCACACCTGGTCTGCTACTGCGGGAGATCGTCAATTGGGTTATTTCAGCAAGGGTACTTCAACCTTTCCAATCGACGAAGGACTTCTTTTATCTACAGGAAAAATTAGCTCTGCCATGGGGCCGAATACCTATACCAACAAATCGGATGCAATGGTAAGTGCAGCAAGTGATCAGGATTTAACTGCAATTTCGGGAGAAACGATGCATGATGCCTCTATATTAGAATTTAATTTTATTCCGGATGGTAATCTTGTAGAATTCAAATTCGTTTTTGCTTCAGAAGAATATCTGGAATACGTAAATACCGATTTTAATGATGCATTCGGTTTCTTTTTAAGTGGTTTTGGAATTACCGGAACTTATACCAATAACGCTATCAATCTTGCACAATTACCAAACGGTGATGCCGTAACCATAAACAACATACATTCTGCCGGGACAAACGTAAATAACGTTGCTTTTCCGGCAAAAAATGCTACCTATTATTCAAACAATCCCCCTGGTTCCACCACTATGGAGTACGATGGTTCAACAGTAGTTCTTACTGCTACTTATGCTGTTACAGCGGGAAAAACTTACAAAATAAA
It encodes the following:
- a CDS encoding cation:dicarboxylase symporter family transporter, which encodes MNITTPNSSNQPPKSTFRLIVTNLTFWVLIAIIAGILLGHFSPENGVKMEILGAKFIALIKLFIGPIIFLTIVLGISGMGNLKKVGRIGIKALGYFEVVSTVALAIGVAVAYFFKPGKIDKSSLTLGDASQYTTNAAEHFSWLQFFLSNFTLQVLLAAIVCGIALNFYKKREQTILVLERFSNVVFLGLKYVMYLAPVGAFGGMAYTIGKFGLQTLIPLGKLMLCVYLTMALFVFLILGSILKYYKISILSVLKYIKEELLLVLGTSSSEAALPSIMVKLEQMGCSKSVVGLVIPTGYSFNLDGTSIYLSMSVIFLAQLYDVHLSFFEILSVIGILMITSKGAAGVTGSGFIVLASTLTALHKIPVEGLAFLLGVDKFMSEARAITNLIGNTVATIIISKTERDFTELNLNPVVGE
- a CDS encoding nuclear transport factor 2 family protein, with the protein product MNFSERYLALSFLVTLFCSLNGKAQTAQDTLDIKRVALAYIEAQHNPNPKLMESALHPRLVKRSVFKSKAAQKDYVSEYFTENMVLLAETYNAKGDKFPKNPRKEVKLLDVSARTASVKLLADAWIDYMHIVKTNGEWKIINVLWQYNDVSQHE
- the dnaX gene encoding DNA polymerase III subunit gamma/tau, with amino-acid sequence MEQFVVSARKYRPQTFKDVVGQKAITNTLLNAIDSNHLASALLFTGPRGVGKTTCARILARKINQPGYDDPNEDFAFNVFELDAASNNSVDDIRNLIDQVRIPPQTGQYKVYIIDEVHMLSSAAFNAFLKTLEEPPKHAIFILATTEKHKIIPTILSRCQIFDFKRITVKDAKEHLADVAASQGINFEDDALHIIAQKADGAMRDALSIFDRVVSYCGTNLTRQAVTENLNVLDYETYISITDLLLENKIPDLLLAYNDILAKGFDGHHFIAGLASHFRDLLVSKTPSTIALLEVGEQAQQMYGVQAQKCSQDFLLKGIDIANDCDLKYKLSQNQRLLVELCLMQLASINFDGEKKKLSNS
- a CDS encoding DNA polymerase III, translated to MLLQWNKYAQRLGDKGHKIMQSLLLINDPKLNGTVITFELPNEGAKLDFEGQIYGLLGHLKGHLHNHDITIEVQVNETIEIKRSLNDQDRYNRFVEINPNIELLRSTFGLDLPS
- a CDS encoding NAD(P)H-dependent oxidoreductase — translated: MKNILIINGHPNSSSFNFAIAESYLKGTIASKATVDTITIAELNFNPSLQFGYQKRTELEPDLLASWEKIKKADHLVWIHPVWWGGLPAITKGFIDRLFLPGMAFQYRENSVWWDKLLKGKTAHIITTLDQPGWYYRLFYGRPSVNQLKKATLEFCGIKPVKVSYIGIIKTADEVQRKKWLQKVYNWGLYTK
- a CDS encoding saccharopine dehydrogenase yields the protein MRKNILIIGGTGIVGKVILRILKGRNSDYKVFVGSRHAGKNGSTLVVDVNNPETFNAILEHNIDMIVMCTKDRDNEILQFAIQNGLDYLDITKPTPDLTAAYNFAKANKLKINSRIVFASGWMGGIVSSLVNHIEPDSAKIQETNLYIYYSIRDLAGKSSAHFLAENVCKPFVIYENDSSKNVKHFSDSQNFNFSFGIGKRQVYNLDVPDLFILNQIEKIPTVSVKMTYNSKVVTRLMGYLQSLKVFNIMSLKERQLLFGSSGKGDQAVFEVVIKTQYKTKRISLQSTKGQAELTAFSAVLHIEKLLSEKVADGIYFSHQIHSSEEIYEELTGYNTINVKIS
- a CDS encoding Crp/Fnr family transcriptional regulator, giving the protein MKTVFQSIKNLPQEILDQLDELVTVRKLKKGDLLLREDQVCNEIVLIKKGILRSFFFNHQGNEITNCFAFENDFMGSFSSFITQKVAEENIQALTDTEIEVISKDGIEKLYQSSIYWQEVGRKIAEMEYVTLQKRMISFQKLSGTQRYEELYQNHKNYIQLIPLQYLASYLGVTPRHLSRIRKAIL
- a CDS encoding TMEM175 family protein encodes the protein MNKTRLEAFSDGVLAIIITIMILEIKVPAGSEFADLKPLIPKFLSYVLSFIYVGIYWNNHHYLIHSLGKVNGKILWANLHLLFWLSLIPVATGWMGEHNFAKASMTLYGAVLLLCSIAYFILQRIIIVSEGVNSTLAKAIGRDLKGHASSLLYILGIVFSFFNEWASGAAYFIVALLWLIPDKRIEKIFAPKN
- a CDS encoding Ppx/GppA phosphatase family protein encodes the protein MINIRKFAAIDIGSNAMRLLISNVVEQDGKEPQFNKSSLVRVPIRLGQDAFTVGEISAENIDRMVDAMKAFNLLMKVHKVERYMAFATSAMREAYNAKEVVALIKKKADIKIEVIDGKKEAAIIASTDLHHLLKTDETYLFVDVGGGSTEFTLFSDGKMINSRSFKAGTVRLLNNMVHDVVWDEIEKWIKTNTADYEEVTLIGSGGNINKLFKMSGKQQEKPLSYIYINSQYAFLNSLSYEQRIAELGLNSDRADVIIHATRIYLNAMKWSGARQIYVPKIGLSDGIVKAMYYGKI
- the ppk1 gene encoding polyphosphate kinase 1; the encoded protein is MYEQKYIDREKSWLAFNARVLQEAGDSSVPLLDRLRFVGIFSNNLDEFFRVRYAAIRRLSLSGISGEKYLGGVSAHQLIKDITEIVIQQQSESLRILGNIEAELEAENIFIINEDQITRDQESYLKDFFVQKLSPELVTIILNDLAEFPVLKDTLGYLAVRLEMNTNDEVRYAVIEIPKTINRFVVLPSEDDKQYVILIDDVIRYNLKNIFNIFDYKSVSAHMIKITRDAQLDIDSDLSKSMLEKIASSVKDRRIGEPVRFIYDNLIEEDTLRFFLDKMKIVETDSIIPGGRYHNRRDYMSFPNLGRYDLLYKPNEPLPIPGLSLEGSILEKINKKDYLLHAPYQSFSYLTKFLREAALDPKVTSIKITLYRLAKNSQIISSLINAAKNGKKVTVQIELQARFDEASNISYAEQMQTEGIDLIFGIKGLKVHSKICVIERVEEGKTRRYGFISTGNFNESTAKIYTDVTLFTCHQQILKDISKIFEFFDINYRVHRYKHLIVSPHYTRTKFIKLIDREILHALAGRKTHIKLKMNSLSDFKMIDKLYEASNAGVKIQLQVRGICSLIPGIPGMSENIEAISIVDNYLEHSRVYIFGNAGLTEVYISSADFMTRNLDGRVEVTCPIYDLQIKKELIDNFNIAWKGNVKVRYHSYKLDNKYKPRNHHAPFRAQLETYKYYQNKITVQEEVV
- a CDS encoding histidine phosphatase family protein; translated protein: MKNLILIRHAKSSWEAPLKDFDRPLMKKGILDAHDVSSTILEFLPKTYIMWSSTAARALETALIFAQNISYPLESIIFKDDLYTFDDRQLEKVIKSCDNSFESVILFGHNEAITNFVNKFGDVFIENVPTSGFVSLQFDAESWDSIHKGKTHKTIFPKDLK